In a genomic window of Saccharothrix sp. HUAS TT1:
- a CDS encoding 3-hydroxyacyl-CoA dehydrogenase NAD-binding domain-containing protein has product MTALTADEAKALFPDEVVTHARTRFVTVPGVEGRVALITIDNGHDHTRPSTFGPQSLVSLGAAFDEAVAGSPAAIAVTGKPFVFAVGADLTAVEGASERSQAVTIGQLGHDVFRKFTESTVPTFAFVNGAVMGGGLELALSCHYRTLASNAAAIALPEVFLGLFPGWGGTQLLPNLIGPNDAVTVIFENALNQNKMLNPRQALDLGIADVLFDSADYLEQSLLWLASVVRGDVVPARREIDRGAGWDAAVARAKAVVEGRTKGAAPGALKALELLELARANDLDAGYAAETEALADVVMSDELRAGLYSFNLVQKRAKRPAGAPDKSLARKVTKVGVVGAGLMASQMALLFARRLEVPVVLTDIDQARVDKGVGYVHGEVDKLLAKKRVSADKANRLKALVTGSLDKAAFADADFVIEAVFEDLDVKRKVFAEVEEHVSAEAVLATNTSSLSITDMAAGLKHPERVVGFHFFNPVAIMPLLEIVRAERTDDATLATAFAVGKQLKKSSVLVKDAPAFVVNRLLTRFMSEVVESIDEGTPFEVADKATEPLGLPMSPLVLLQLVGPAVALHVAGTMHGAFPDRFGVSENMKRFVEAGKTAVYQWDSTGKASVDPEVQALWQFGDRPLTGDEVFARALEALAEEIRIMLDEGVVAEAQDIDLCMLLGAGWPFWLGGITPYLDRSGISEKVTGKRFLAPGVASVPA; this is encoded by the coding sequence GTGACCGCGCTGACCGCCGACGAGGCCAAGGCCCTGTTCCCCGACGAGGTCGTGACCCACGCCCGCACCCGGTTCGTGACGGTGCCCGGCGTCGAGGGCCGGGTCGCGCTGATCACCATCGACAACGGCCACGACCACACCCGGCCGTCCACGTTCGGCCCGCAGTCGCTGGTGAGCCTGGGCGCGGCGTTCGACGAGGCCGTCGCGGGCTCGCCGGCCGCCATCGCGGTCACCGGCAAGCCGTTCGTCTTCGCCGTCGGCGCGGACCTGACGGCCGTCGAGGGCGCTTCCGAGCGCTCCCAGGCCGTCACCATCGGTCAGCTCGGGCACGACGTGTTCCGCAAGTTCACCGAGTCGACCGTGCCGACCTTCGCGTTCGTCAACGGCGCGGTGATGGGCGGCGGCCTGGAGCTGGCGCTGTCGTGCCACTACCGGACGCTGGCGTCCAACGCGGCGGCCATCGCGCTGCCCGAGGTGTTCCTCGGGCTGTTCCCGGGCTGGGGCGGCACGCAGCTGCTGCCGAACCTGATCGGCCCGAACGACGCGGTCACCGTGATCTTCGAGAACGCGTTGAACCAGAACAAGATGCTCAACCCCAGGCAGGCGCTGGACCTGGGCATCGCCGACGTGCTGTTCGACTCGGCGGACTACCTGGAGCAGTCGCTGCTGTGGCTGGCCTCCGTGGTGCGCGGCGACGTCGTGCCCGCGCGCCGGGAGATCGACCGCGGTGCGGGCTGGGACGCCGCCGTGGCGCGGGCGAAGGCCGTCGTCGAGGGCAGGACCAAGGGCGCGGCGCCCGGTGCGCTGAAGGCGTTGGAGCTGCTGGAGCTGGCGCGGGCCAACGACCTGGACGCGGGCTACGCGGCCGAGACCGAGGCACTGGCCGACGTCGTGATGAGCGACGAGCTGCGGGCCGGGCTGTACTCGTTCAACCTGGTGCAGAAGCGGGCCAAGCGGCCGGCGGGCGCGCCGGACAAGTCGTTGGCGCGCAAGGTGACCAAGGTCGGCGTCGTCGGCGCGGGCCTGATGGCCTCGCAGATGGCGCTGCTGTTCGCGCGGCGGCTGGAGGTGCCGGTGGTGCTCACCGACATCGACCAGGCGCGGGTGGACAAGGGCGTCGGGTACGTGCACGGCGAGGTCGACAAGCTGCTGGCCAAGAAGCGCGTGTCGGCGGACAAGGCGAACCGGCTCAAGGCGCTCGTCACGGGCTCGCTGGACAAGGCGGCGTTCGCGGACGCGGACTTCGTCATCGAGGCCGTGTTCGAGGACCTGGACGTGAAGCGGAAGGTGTTCGCCGAGGTCGAGGAGCACGTGTCGGCGGAGGCGGTGCTGGCGACCAACACGTCGTCGCTGTCGATCACCGACATGGCCGCCGGCCTCAAGCACCCCGAGCGGGTCGTCGGCTTCCACTTCTTCAACCCGGTCGCGATCATGCCGCTGCTGGAGATCGTGCGGGCCGAGCGGACCGACGACGCGACGCTCGCGACCGCGTTCGCGGTGGGCAAGCAGCTGAAGAAGTCGTCGGTGCTGGTGAAGGACGCGCCGGCGTTCGTGGTGAACCGGCTGCTCACGCGGTTCATGAGCGAGGTCGTCGAGTCGATCGACGAGGGCACCCCGTTCGAGGTGGCGGACAAGGCCACCGAGCCGCTGGGCCTGCCCATGTCGCCGTTGGTCCTGCTGCAGCTCGTCGGCCCGGCCGTGGCGCTGCACGTGGCGGGGACGATGCACGGCGCGTTCCCGGACCGGTTCGGCGTGTCGGAGAACATGAAGCGGTTCGTGGAGGCCGGCAAGACGGCGGTGTACCAGTGGGACTCGACGGGCAAGGCTTCCGTCGACCCCGAGGTGCAGGCGCTGTGGCAGTTCGGCGACCGGCCGCTGACCGGTGACGAGGTGTTCGCGCGGGCGCTGGAGGCGCTGGCCGAGGAGATCCGGATCATGCTCGACGAGGGCGTGGTGGCGGAGGCGCAGGACATCGACCTGTGCATGCTCCTCGGCGCCGGCTGGCCGTTCTGGCTGGGCGGCATCACCCCGTACCTGGACCGCTCGGGCATCTCGGAGAAGGTGACGGGCAAGCGGTTCCTCGCGCCCGGCGTCGCCTCCGTGCCCGCCTGA
- a CDS encoding choice-of-anchor C family protein, which produces MRSLRKIALCLATAALMTVVVTPPAGASVADGGFESPVVPANTFNRYGVGSSLGAWTVTANTVDLSGAGFWETAEGAQSLDLDGHSLPGAVSQTITTVPLFAYRVSYKLAGNPAAGPAVKTGRVLVDGSVLQDFSFDVTGRSLQDMGYVGRQAVFVATGFTTTITFASTTGSGYGPVIDKVWVDNCLPLLCP; this is translated from the coding sequence ATGCGTTCGCTGCGCAAGATCGCGCTCTGCCTGGCCACGGCCGCGCTCATGACCGTCGTCGTCACACCTCCCGCCGGGGCCTCCGTCGCGGACGGCGGCTTCGAGAGCCCCGTGGTGCCGGCGAACACGTTCAACCGGTACGGCGTCGGCTCGTCGTTGGGCGCGTGGACGGTCACCGCGAACACCGTCGACCTGAGCGGCGCCGGGTTCTGGGAGACGGCGGAGGGCGCGCAGTCGCTGGACCTGGACGGCCACTCGCTGCCGGGTGCGGTCAGCCAGACCATCACCACGGTGCCGCTGTTCGCCTACCGCGTGAGCTACAAGCTGGCCGGCAACCCCGCCGCCGGGCCGGCCGTCAAGACCGGTCGGGTGCTGGTCGACGGGAGCGTGCTGCAGGACTTCTCGTTCGACGTCACCGGCAGGTCGTTGCAGGACATGGGGTACGTCGGTCGGCAGGCCGTCTTCGTGGCCACGGGGTTCACCACCACGATCACGTTCGCAAGCACCACCGGTTCCGGCTACGGCCCGGTGATCGACAAGGTGTGGGTCGACAACTGCCTGCCGCTGCTCTGCCCCTGA
- a CDS encoding HNH endonuclease, whose amino-acid sequence MPDTAPDRATRLRLAILRDGNDCTWCRRPFTGHVTPTTDHLVPKVKGGPSWSENEVAACHRCNRARGHLSPVDWLTECEHRGWHPDRARVVRLLTSLAEAITARGGQRRARPYLHAQLRRLTDTADGTSAPT is encoded by the coding sequence ATGCCCGACACCGCACCCGACCGCGCCACCCGCCTCCGCCTCGCCATCCTGCGCGACGGCAACGACTGCACGTGGTGCCGTCGCCCGTTCACCGGCCACGTCACCCCCACCACCGACCACCTGGTGCCGAAGGTCAAGGGCGGCCCGTCGTGGTCGGAGAACGAGGTGGCCGCCTGCCACCGCTGCAACCGCGCCCGCGGCCACCTCTCCCCGGTCGACTGGCTGACCGAGTGCGAACACCGCGGCTGGCACCCCGACCGCGCCCGCGTCGTCCGCCTCCTGACCTCCCTCGCCGAAGCGATCACCGCCCGAGGAGGCCAACGCCGAGCCCGCCCCTACCTGCACGCCCAACTCCGCCGCCTGACCGACACGGCGGACGGAACTTCCGCGCCCACCTGA